Proteins encoded in a region of the Solanum dulcamara chromosome 9, daSolDulc1.2, whole genome shotgun sequence genome:
- the LOC129902075 gene encoding protein WHAT'S THIS FACTOR 1 homolog, chloroplastic, with translation MATWIYMKIQRNGYLSLCDVMFNFHLVRRFSLWSMKKDPDLEAALHRNRRWVVNNQIKNIIMRCPNQVASVRYLQKKFKTLDLQGKALNWLKKYPCCFEVYLENDEYYCGMTKRMMFLTQEEESVKDMQEPLYADRLAKLLMMTRDQRLNVMKLNELRRNFGFPDDYLLRIVPKYPQIFRVVNHTGRRSSMEIELTAWNLDLAISAIERTAKKDGREPCFPCSLPPTWVKSLERFEDFNSTPYISPYSGLDGLVEGSKEMDKRTVGLVHELLSLTLWKKASIFKLGHFRRELCLPEKLNVFLLKHPGIFYVSNRYQIYTVLLREAYSGSELIEKDPLLVVKEKFGELMQEGLHEYNRRHYLLNLEKKRNRGMIMPKPEKRRNQSDKTSEQDKEGGDLGGIFDQEERKRFYKVLFDDNAP, from the coding sequence ATGGCAACTTGGATTTATATGAAAATCCAAAGAAATGGGTACTTGAGTTTGTGTGATGTAATGTTTAATTTTCATCTTGTGCGAAGGTTTTCTCTCTGGTCAATGAAGAAAGATCCAGATCTTGAAGCTGCATTACATAGAAATCGTAGATGGGTAGTTAATAATCAGATTAAGAACATTATTATGAGATGTCCTAATCAGGTTGCATCAGTAAGGTATCTGCAGAAGAAGTTCAAGACTCTTGATCTTCAAGGCAAAGCTCTAAATTGGCTTAAGAAATACCCTTGTTGCTTTGAAGTCTATCTTGAGAATGATGAGTACTATTGTGGGATGACTAAAAGAATGATGTTTTTGACTCAAGAGGAAGAGTCTGTAAAGGATATGCAAGAACCGTTATACGCAGACCGACTAGCAAAGTTGTTGATGATGACCCGTGATCAAAGGCTGAATGTTATGAAACTTAATGAGCTGAGGAGAAATTTTGGATTTCCTGATGATTATTTGCTTAGAATTGTACCCAAGTACCCTCAAATATTTAGAGTTGTTAATCACACTGGAAGACGGAGTTCAATGGAGATAGAGCTCACAGCCTGGAATCTTGATTTAGCTATTTCTGCAATCGAAAGAACAGCTAAGAAGGATGGTCGAGAGCCATGCTTTCCGTGCTCATTGCCTCCAACTTGGGTCAAGTCATTGGAAAGGTTTGAAGATTTTAATTCTACTCCATATATTTCACCTTATTCGGGACTTGATGGTTTAGTGGAGGGTTCAAAGGAAATGGACAAGAGAACAGTGGGGTTGGTGCATGAATTATTGTCATTGACCTTGTGGAAAAAAGCATCAATTTTCAAATTGGGCCATTTTAGAAGAGAATTATGTCTACCAGAGAAATTAAATGTTTTTCTGCTCAAACATCCTGGAATATTCTATGTTTCTAACAGATACCAGATCTATACAGTTCTTCTGAGGGAAGCATATAGTGGGTCTGAACTGATCGAAAAGGATCCTCTTCTTGTTGTCAAGGAGAAGTTTGGAGAATTGATGCAGGAGGGACTCCATGAGTATAATCGCAGACATTATCTATtaaatttagaaaagaagaggaaCAGAGGTATGATAATGCCAAAGCCAGAGAAAAGGAGGAACCAAAGTGACAAAACATCAGAACAAGATAAGGAAGGAGGAGATCTAGGTGGCATATTTGATCAGGAAGAGAGAAAGCGGTTTTACAAAGTTCTGTTTGATGACAATGCTCCATAA